The sequence AGGAACCAGGATCCGGGGTACTtctgttgcctagcaacaagaTGCCCCGGAGCACAAAAACCTGTCTGGATCATAACTGATGCCAGGAGGAAGACAGATGTTCAGTACTTCAGGGATAAATATGGGACATGTGCAATCAGTGTGAGGGTGGAGGCCCAGGAGGAAGTAAGGAGAAAACGAGGATGGGTGTTCACATCAGGTGGGGAAATATTTTCAGACAAGATAAAGGGCCTTTTCACGgttgtgcgtatatacataaACTCCATTtgagttgcgtattaaaatTTGGTAataaggtaaagtttgcggccaaaGAAGTAATTTTTTGGTTtaataaccagactgcacagcAGCGGGTATaagtagaaaaaaacaacttcccCGCATACCAGAAATATGTTACCTAACTCATACATACTTTACTATATGTACTATACCCATAAGGGTACTTGGTACCATTTCGATGGGACTGTCTGCAATTGGTCCTTCTATAGTAGTCATGCTCTTTTCTATACAAAAGATGCTGATGAGAAACCTGGAATTTTGTGGTAACTGTCAGTGCATAATTTTGTTAAAGGTGGCCAAACATTAGACTCTCTCCTCATGCTATTGTTTTTGCTGAAGAAGGGAAAATCAAATTTTACAGGATTGTGGCATCTTTTGTTGCAGGAGTCGATGATGCAGAGTCCGAGTGTGACTTGGATGAGGGAGTGATGTGGGATGTTGTCATCACGAACAATGGGGAACACACACAACTCATGGAGCAGCTAGATCAACTCGAACATTCCATCAGagagaaacaaggaaaacagTGACCTTAGGCTCATGCAGAAATTAGTCATTCATTTCACAATAAAATGAAATTGTTCTTATGTATGTTCCAAAATGTATTCAATCGTAGTTGATTTCTATGGGACAGCAACATGTATTCAGCACCCCTATGAGTTCAATGAAACTCCTTTCTTGCCATACTCAGTAATTCTTCCCGCATCTGGTAGAAATTCTTGCTGTACCAGTAATTTTCTATGTACCCAATGGCTGACGTTGTGCGGCCCAGCATGATCAAAAGTCATGTCTAAATACCGTGCGGCAAGAAGTCAATTATAGCCTATGCTAAGGTTACCATTCCTGACCACCTCTCTTCTGAATTGCGATGTACAAACCACACCCATCTTGAGAACACTTCTGCAAACTGTTGTGAAATGCAGTCTGGAGTGCTCGAGCTGCAGAAGTACGATTAAACCTCAACAATTACCTCACTGTCCATCATGAAGCATTCAATATCATCATCCTTAAGCAGCTGTTGACTGAGAAAGTGGGCTCCTTTCTCTGTTTGTGAATACTGACATTTCTTGCCATCCTCATCAGTCTAATAACAAGTTAGTCTATCCAGAGTCATGAGAGGTCCACACAGGAAGTCATTCAGACCATAGGAGACTTTATTCAAGATAATAGATTGATCTCTGAGTACATTTAATGATTGTGACATTTACTGATGGCTGAAGAGCAATGAATGGCTAAAGCTAAATAAAGTTGGGTCTCACCTCCCAAGCTATTATTAAAAGGAAACATACTTTGAAAGTTTGCGAGATGATTTTAATCATTCTCTACACAACATTACAGTCAAATGAAATTTATGACCTTAGTCCCATCTATCATTTGACAAACAATATCACAGCTCTAAAAGGACTTTTCCAAAATGTCTGGAGGGAGATATAGCACTTTCTAACAGTCCTGAAGTTTCTTTCAAGGATTTTCTCCTCTGAAGAAAGACTCAAACCTGCCTCAGTCCCCAGAAATTTTCTGAAATAACCTTAAACATTTAGTCTCCAGATTACAATAGCAGCAGGAGCAGATACTTGTCAACATTACACAATAATTACACACTTCTGCCAACTCTTGACATAACCAgcagaaaatacacatttgcaAAAAGACCATGTCATGTTGCATAGGAAGTcttgcaccattttttttcttgcagcaTGCCTGATATGTCCTGTCTTTTAGGGATACTTTTACAGTTGTTAGGACCATATGTTGGACCTGAAGGAACTTGAGTGTCATGTATCATATCATCGGAATGTATTGTTAAATAGGTACATCTACTTGTCCATGTACTTAATTTAACCCTGTGCACTTCTGTGACCAAcataaaattgataaaaaggCCACAATAGGAAAAAAAGCATTTCACTTGAGCATAACAATAGACGCAATATCAAATCATCATGAAGGCAAGAATATTTCAAATGAAGAAGGAAGTCTGCTTTCTGTTCAGACAAACATTACAGATGAATCATGTAATGATGATGGTAGTTTGTCTCTAAGTATGTATTACATCAATACTAGGGAACACAATATCTTTGTTTGGTTACAATCACACAGAAATTCTCACTTCCaaaacaacaatgcaaaaaaaaatgacacgGAGTCGTTTCATTTGTTTTCTATGGCAGCTATGAGGTTAATAAGGGTCCTGGGAGACCCCAAATCTTCCACAGTTCATCTCTAAAACATGCATGACATTGTGAACTATAATCCCTTCACTATGCAGCGGTTGTCACTGCTCGTCACTGTCAGAAATTCCTTCAACTTCCTCTTCATCACCTCCCATTGCACGCCAGAATGAAATAGCCACCtggaaaatgatacaaaaaagcTTGGTATTATTTCTCATAATCTGTTTTAGCCGCATTATTTCACATACTTGTCTTCAGTACTAGGTTCACAAGAATAGGACTCAGGTACAGGGTCAGGGTCAATGACATAATAAGCATAAACTAGGAAAGGAATTAATATAAAACATAACTCACCTTTTCTGCATATGCTTTTCTGTCTTGGTCTGGGAGATTGGCAGCCTTATCTGATGAGGACAAAATATTTCCACAGTTATCCAGATTTTCTAGAACTTTTTATTGTATAAGAACTTAATGGACATtatatgtacatgcacacaaaaTGATGCCAATGGTGGGGGAACACTATTCAAAAATGACATAAATCATGTGTACAATGGTGAGGAAGGACAAAAAATTGAACGCCAACCTTTCATGTCCTTCATTCTGTCAAACAGTGTCTCGAAGGATTCTCCTCCTGGGTCCTGATTGGCTAAGCCACTGATGATTGACATGTCCTCACCAACAAGTTCATCTGGAAGGGCAGTGGTAACAAAACATGAAGCAGTTCCGACCGACCTTTAATCTGTTGGCCTGATCATGCATATCAGCTGTCTTTGAACTTGGAGCTGTGTTAACAATGGCATTGTCTGATCAAGTttatcaaccttgaccttcaaaTCTACATCAATGGCATCCTCTGTCAATCCTAGTCACAAGGATCTCATTATCCTCCCCTGGGGAGATGACACTTGGTGTGTGTTAACACTGTTATTGAATACCATTTATAGTCTGAACATACACGTAGCAACTGGCATTCAGGCTGAAATTTTCTTGTGCCATACTGGGGACTGGTctaaaacaaaatatcaatatcatagaAACATGTTTCAGGGTTTGACTGGTAAATGATTGGTTGGTGATTAAACTGTCTGCAATCAAACTGACATTTATACATGACAAGAAAATCCCCAAGCTaccaattaatgcaaaacaccagtACCTATTCTTTCTTCTCTTGTCGCTTGTTTCTTCTTTGGTGATGATTTCTTACTGCTACTGCCGTTCTGGGCTTTGGTACTTCCTCCTGCTGCCCCCTGGACCTGGGGAGACAGGAGTGTATTGGTGCCACAGCTCGTCTTGTAAAGTCCTACAGCTAACAGtttgtaatacaaaatgtacaatgttttttcTTTAAAGTTCTTCTTGAGTCTTAAATATAGTTCAAACTGCATTACTGGTCAGCCTGCTTTTTGCATCATCTTCAATGCCTTCAATTAAAACCCTGAAAGCATTGAACTGTTAAGTACAAGGACTATGTTGTGTGGTTGCCATACATgtcaaatgcagaaatgttcgccgggatttaatttcgcggtagggagaaaatggagtgttcgcggtgattttgagttcgctacatagtagcgctacagtcacacaatggagcaACTTTTCGCAGTGGTTGAAAGTCTGCGGTAAGGtattcaccgcaaaaaccgtgaacatttcttcaCTTCAATGCTGCAATGCCTGATAGTCTGCCAACTCAAAGTTGCATGTCTTTCAAAGCCAAGTGACAACCAAGCTGAACCACCAGGTGTTTTTGCTCATGTGTCAGCTGCATTTTCCTCCTTCCTCTGTCTCTGAGCCACCAGGTGTTTTTGCTCACCTGTGTTCCAGCCTCAGCCCCCTCGGGCTCTCCTCTACTCTCCGTCTCCTCCTCCCCCTCTGCATCCCCCCTCCCCGCCTGCTGGTCCTCCCGTTCATGCAGGAGGGCCATCAGTCTGGACACATTGTCAGAACTCGTGTCTGGAAGGAAACATCATTCGTAGGTCATTTACAGTTCGACCAGTTAGGAAGTTGACATAATCTTCTTGATCATGAAAACTAGCGCATATTTTTCCACTGTAGATGGTTTAAATATAAACATTGGGGTCCTACATTCCAACAAGAACTTTCTTCACAAATGCTATCCATGTTTTAGCTTTAACCCATTTGCCAGATGTTATACCAAAATTAGAAATACATGAataatgaaaagcagcctggcTCTCTCACAAGCCTAACAAAACCATAAGGACAATAAAATACAGAGACTCACTCCACTGCAAATTGAGAAGTAATATGATTATACAGTAATAAGAAAGGAAGGAGAAATTCTACCTTTTAGTTCTAGGTTTGGCCAGGTGTGTGCATTGAGCGCTGATATTATCCTCTTCACCCCAACAGGATCAGGATAAAAATCTGGAGAAGAATATGATTTGTGTGAAGTTCAGCTGCACTGCTCAAGCTAGATGATTGATATTTACCTTGGCATGTGATGTATTACTATACCTGAACACTTGTACTAAAAATTGGAATGTCCTTTCAATTAAGAATGCCATAACCTTTAGGCTtacaattccctattggttactgAGTTAGGCAGCATGGAGAACGTTAAAATGTAGCACCAAACTTGTCAATATAAGACTGACCCCACAATTACCC comes from Branchiostoma lanceolatum isolate klBraLanc5 chromosome 2, klBraLanc5.hap2, whole genome shotgun sequence and encodes:
- the LOC136427767 gene encoding phosphomevalonate kinase-like encodes the protein MADIDAEVPLAVVIFSGKRKSGKDFVTDLLQRRLGEDKCELMRLSGPLKSQYAKEHGLDLERLLDASEYKETYRLDMIRWGEERRNQDPGYFCCLATRCPGAQKPVWIITDARRKTDVQYFRDKYGTCAISVRVEAQEEVRRKRGWVFTSGVDDAESECDLDEGVMWDVVITNNGEHTQLMEQLDQLEHSIREKQGKQ
- the LOC136427765 gene encoding alpha- and gamma-adaptin-binding protein p34-like, coding for MASTPLVLIASCTPNFQAEDLVKQIIGRDDLPPGVAIMEKMTGFPWTIDNKYYTANVHICIALEKTIGSAEFADALQAVILHFDSKEAGSFESVKQWLPFLTHLDVDVKVLTCGLLEQEGAVLTREDVFTWCIENGFELVELQESQEKDEEDVEDFYPDPVGVKRIISALNAHTWPNLELKDTSSDNVSRLMALLHEREDQQAGRGDAEGEEETESRGEPEGAEAGTQVQGAAGGSTKAQNGSSSKKSSPKKKQATREERIDELVGEDMSIISGLANQDPGGESFETLFDRMKDMKDKAANLPDQDRKAYAEKVAISFWRAMGGDEEEVEGISDSDEQ